One region of Oncorhynchus clarkii lewisi isolate Uvic-CL-2024 unplaced genomic scaffold, UVic_Ocla_1.0 unplaced_contig_4011_pilon_pilon, whole genome shotgun sequence genomic DNA includes:
- the LOC139401074 gene encoding zinc finger protein 436-like, with amino-acid sequence MKRHLTIHTGERVNRVCHQCGKTFTSLGGLKKHQMTHTGEKPFQCSECGKGFTAQGNLKIHQRIHTGEKPYQCSQCQKSFSRLAHYKDHQQTHREEKPYHCNDCGKSFSYFKSLKCHQMIHKGENLHHCSVCGKGFAIRGNLKTHLQTHTKEKPHQCSECGKRFSRAHDLKKHKLLHTGQKTYHICQCGKSFTELGNLRTHQRTHTGEKPFCCSFCGRTFLRAGDLKSHQRTHTGEKPFICAICGTSFAQSGNLKVHQITHTKERPYPCTVCDKGFTTPGSLKLHMRTHTGERPFLCSACGKGFTASGQLKRHQECHMRDTVQSSPSEDTGVAVASK; translated from the exons GAGAGAGGGTGAACCGCGTCTGTCACCAGTGTGGGAAGACTTTCACCAGTCTGGGAGGGCTGAAGAAACACCAGATGACCCACACAG GAGAGAAGCCGTTCCAGTGTTCCGAGTGTGGGAAAGGTTTCACTGCGCAGGGTAACCTCAAGATCCACCAGCGCATCCACACAG GGGAGAAACCGTACCAGTGCTCCCAGTGTCAGAAAAGCTTCTCCCGGCTGGCCCACTATAAAGACCACCAGCAGACTCACCGGGAGGAGAAACCGTACCACTGCAatgactgtgggaaaagcttctCCTACTTCAAG TCGCTCAAGTGCCACCAGATGATCCACAAAGGGGAGAACCTCCACCACTGCTCCGTATGCGGTAAAGGGTTCGCCATCCGCGGCAACCTGAAGACCCATCTGCAGACACACACCAAGGAGAAACCACACCAATGCTCAGAGTGCGGGAAACGGTTCTCCCGAGCCCACGACCTGAAGAAACACAAGCTGCTCCACACGGGGCAGAAGACCTACCACATTTGCCAGTGTGGCAAG AGCTTCACGGAGCTGGGGAACCTGCGGACCCACCAGAGAACCCACACCGGAGAGAAACCATTCTGCTGTTCCTTCTGCGGCCGAACCTTCTTGCGTGCTGGAGACCTGAAGAGCCACCAGCGGAcacacaccggagagaaaccATTCATCTGCGCCATATGCGGGACCAGTTTCGCCCAATCTGGCAACCTGAAAGTGCATCAGATCACACACACTAAAGAGAGGCCGTACCCTTGTACTGTCTGTGATAAGGGGTTCACCACACCGGGGAGTCTGAAGCTACACatgaggacacacacaggggagcgGCCTTTCCTGTGTAGCGCATGTGGGAAAGGGTTCACGGCGTCAGGGCAGCTGAAGAGGCACCAAGAGTGTCACATGAGAGACACTGTCCAATCATCTCCTAGTGAAGACACGGGGGTGGCGGtggcttcaaaataa